One Porphyromonas pogonae genomic region harbors:
- a CDS encoding SusC/RagA family TonB-linked outer membrane protein has product MTTHTNTTTTQKQQTGKSISVKGSVVDDKGGPVIGASITIINKSGGVTSDVAGKFVYNFTKGDRIRISSVGYASQVLVYNGEATLKIVLKEDSELLNEVVVIGYGTIKKSDMTGAVSSVDTKELGKIATTNPAEALQGKVSGVSVRKMGGNAGAGVNVKIRGISTFGSNEPLYIIDGFPGDINNVNPQDIESMEILKDGAAAAIYGSVAANGVVIITTKNGKKGKTKVDFNSYVSFVNVAKKLEMLDAQGYKQVHKQMYENYNMYATDDEKIKLPAYITNPSDVNTDWQDAILRTGLSQSYLLSIRGGADNATYSLSYNRAADKGIFLGNNYRHDNVHAKLNLTKGIFKIESHFGFKFTDTKQPGYSLKEMYMISPLVPILDPKQPSGYGLTNFDDLPNNRNIMADYNFQKYSNKSYHTTANGALTVNITDWLNFKTAYGYRGEHQRRAYHTPVYVADYKSKSDFPTNSETTGYWDEQVFDNILSFNKTFDKHSVNAMAGTSITDRKYSWNSVSVEGKTIVYKVENGRLVTTEEPKGFLDQSFETIDAGKGGTFDGSGSKWIYRRASFFGRLNYSYDSRYLLQFTIRRDGSSKFGKDSRWGTFPSLALGWKISEEDFFIKDGFINSLKLRASWGRLGNENALGYYDFQALINTANNKAQGYVKGNGENPWPGSIARDLENRSLQWETSDNKNIGLDFGLFNNKLTGSFNYFYNQTEDLLITKVLPPSAGYYDPVLNVGKIRDTGIEFELKYNGNIGDFKYGAGMNFSFINNKVVSLAEKYQVLYGEGLKYGSEHFPTQTREGKPIGSFFLYKTDGLFQSESEVKAYKNDKGVLLQPEAHAGDLKFKDINGDGVIDENDKEYCGNATPKYELNFNLSAEYKGWDFVAVLGGAFGYKLYNGNKYFYEGMNSGSNFLKSALDAWTPTHTNTSVPRAVYKDLNGNLKESDRFLEKGDFFRLRQVQLGYTLPTEWTHKLYLDNLRFYVSGENLFTLTSYKGIDPEFSRSSVLSNGIDKLIYPFTRSYTIGLQLSF; this is encoded by the coding sequence ATGACAACACATACAAATACCACTACAACTCAAAAACAACAAACCGGTAAGAGCATATCCGTAAAAGGCTCTGTAGTGGATGATAAGGGGGGACCTGTGATAGGAGCCAGCATTACGATAATAAACAAATCGGGTGGTGTGACATCGGACGTAGCGGGTAAATTTGTGTATAATTTTACCAAAGGGGATCGTATCAGAATCTCGTCCGTAGGTTATGCCTCGCAAGTCTTGGTGTACAACGGCGAGGCTACTCTCAAGATTGTACTCAAGGAAGACTCCGAACTTCTCAATGAAGTAGTGGTAATAGGTTACGGTACTATCAAAAAAAGCGATATGACGGGAGCTGTATCTTCTGTAGATACCAAAGAGCTGGGCAAGATAGCTACCACTAATCCTGCAGAAGCACTGCAAGGCAAAGTGTCCGGTGTGAGTGTGCGTAAGATGGGGGGTAATGCCGGTGCCGGTGTGAATGTGAAGATCAGGGGTATTAGCACCTTTGGCAGTAATGAGCCTCTTTACATCATTGACGGATTCCCGGGTGATATCAACAATGTAAACCCTCAGGATATAGAGTCTATGGAGATTCTCAAAGATGGTGCTGCTGCTGCGATCTATGGATCTGTTGCTGCTAACGGAGTGGTTATTATCACAACTAAAAACGGTAAGAAAGGTAAAACAAAGGTGGACTTCAACAGCTATGTAAGCTTTGTGAACGTAGCCAAGAAGTTGGAGATGCTTGATGCCCAAGGCTACAAGCAAGTACACAAGCAGATGTACGAAAACTATAATATGTACGCAACGGATGATGAGAAGATCAAGTTGCCTGCCTATATCACCAACCCTTCTGATGTGAATACGGACTGGCAGGACGCCATATTACGCACGGGACTTTCGCAGAGTTATCTGTTGAGCATTCGTGGAGGTGCAGACAATGCCACTTATTCCCTTTCTTATAACAGGGCTGCCGACAAGGGTATCTTCCTCGGTAATAACTACAGGCATGACAATGTGCATGCCAAGCTGAATCTGACCAAAGGGATATTCAAGATAGAATCTCATTTCGGATTTAAGTTCACCGATACCAAGCAACCCGGTTACTCACTCAAGGAGATGTATATGATATCCCCATTGGTGCCTATACTCGATCCCAAACAACCAAGTGGCTATGGACTCACAAATTTTGATGATCTGCCCAATAATAGAAATATTATGGCCGATTATAATTTTCAGAAGTATTCCAATAAGTCGTACCATACCACAGCCAATGGCGCACTTACTGTCAATATCACCGATTGGCTCAATTTCAAAACAGCTTACGGATACAGGGGCGAGCATCAGAGACGCGCTTATCATACCCCGGTGTATGTGGCGGACTACAAGTCTAAATCCGATTTCCCAACCAACAGCGAGACTACTGGCTACTGGGATGAGCAGGTGTTTGATAATATTCTTTCATTCAACAAGACTTTCGATAAACACTCTGTCAATGCTATGGCGGGTACTTCTATCACTGATCGTAAATACTCCTGGAACTCGGTATCGGTTGAGGGCAAGACTATTGTATATAAAGTAGAGAACGGCAGACTTGTTACTACTGAAGAGCCAAAGGGATTTCTCGACCAAAGTTTTGAGACGATCGATGCAGGGAAAGGCGGTACTTTCGATGGTAGCGGTTCCAAATGGATTTACAGAAGAGCGTCTTTCTTCGGGCGATTGAATTACAGCTATGATAGTCGTTACCTTCTTCAATTTACTATACGTCGTGATGGTTCTTCTAAGTTTGGTAAGGACTCTCGTTGGGGTACTTTCCCCTCTTTGGCACTCGGCTGGAAGATAAGCGAAGAAGACTTCTTCATTAAGGATGGCTTTATCAACAGTCTTAAGTTGAGAGCAAGTTGGGGTCGCCTTGGAAATGAGAATGCTTTGGGCTATTATGATTTCCAGGCTCTTATAAATACTGCCAACAACAAAGCTCAAGGCTATGTCAAAGGCAATGGTGAGAATCCGTGGCCGGGAAGTATAGCACGAGATCTTGAAAATAGGTCTCTGCAATGGGAGACTTCTGATAATAAGAATATCGGACTCGACTTCGGACTTTTCAATAATAAGCTCACCGGATCTTTCAACTATTTCTATAATCAGACCGAAGACCTCCTTATTACCAAAGTATTGCCCCCTTCTGCGGGGTATTATGACCCGGTGTTGAATGTGGGCAAGATACGTGACACCGGTATTGAATTTGAGTTGAAATACAATGGCAATATAGGTGACTTTAAATACGGTGCAGGCATGAACTTCAGCTTTATCAATAATAAAGTAGTGTCTCTGGCTGAAAAATACCAAGTATTATATGGCGAAGGCCTGAAATACGGATCAGAACATTTCCCTACCCAGACCCGAGAGGGTAAGCCTATCGGTAGCTTCTTCCTCTATAAAACGGATGGGTTGTTCCAGTCGGAATCAGAAGTGAAGGCATACAAAAACGATAAAGGAGTACTGCTCCAGCCTGAGGCTCATGCAGGAGACCTTAAATTTAAAGATATCAATGGAGACGGAGTTATTGATGAGAATGATAAAGAATATTGTGGCAATGCTACTCCTAAGTACGAGCTCAATTTCAACCTGAGTGCTGAGTACAAAGGCTGGGACTTCGTTGCCGTGTTAGGCGGTGCTTTCGGATACAAGCTTTATAATGGTAATAAATATTTCTATGAAGGGATGAATTCGGGATCCAATTTCCTCAAATCAGCCTTGGATGCATGGACACCCACTCATACCAATACATCTGTGCCACGAGCTGTGTACAAAGACCTCAACGGTAATCTCAAAGAGTCCGACCGATTCTTGGAAAAAGGCGACTTCTTCCGCCTGCGACAAGTGCAGCTTGGATATACATTGCCGACAGAGTGGACTCATAAACTGTACCTAGACAACCTCCGCTTCTATGTCAGCGGCGAGAATCTTTTTACCCTCACATCTTATAAGGGTATCGATCCGGAGTTCTCACGCTCCAGTGTCTTGAGCAACGGTATTGATAAGCTCATCTATCCGTTTACTCGTTCTTACACCATAGGTTTACAGCTATCATTCTAA
- a CDS encoding head GIN domain-containing protein, with the protein MKKGTNLGLSTLLLIMITTWISTTSCCANKPAYDSENGKYVEKKVNVGSFNAIDASSSIDVYIYNGTSNIATVKAKSDIVNNVLVYVKGNTLYARLKSGSYRNTGSISVTVSTTALSSVRSSGASDIYFKSPFKGQKLRISASGSSDIKDIDVEYNQIEVSLSGSSDMKKGKLKAGVCNIMLGGSSDYSGTLVCTQLILKASGSSDTQVTGSCRQADIMLSGASDFKGKDFSTVNAYIKSSGSSNAHIRVSDNLNAQASGASDIYCYGTPKQKNTSSSGASSIKFK; encoded by the coding sequence ATGAAAAAAGGTACGAACTTAGGGTTGAGCACACTATTGCTCATAATGATCACTACATGGATCTCGACTACATCCTGCTGTGCCAACAAACCGGCATATGATAGCGAAAACGGAAAATACGTAGAAAAAAAGGTCAATGTAGGCTCATTCAATGCGATAGATGCCAGCTCCAGCATTGACGTCTATATTTACAACGGCACAAGTAATATTGCTACGGTGAAGGCAAAATCCGATATAGTAAACAATGTGTTGGTATATGTGAAGGGCAATACGCTTTACGCCAGACTAAAAAGCGGATCATATCGAAATACGGGATCCATCTCTGTCACAGTGAGCACTACAGCTCTAAGTAGTGTAAGGTCTTCAGGAGCATCTGATATTTACTTCAAATCCCCATTCAAGGGACAAAAGTTGAGAATCAGTGCATCAGGGTCATCGGATATCAAAGATATCGATGTCGAATACAATCAAATAGAAGTATCCCTTTCGGGCTCGTCCGATATGAAGAAAGGAAAGCTTAAAGCCGGGGTATGCAACATCATGCTGGGAGGCTCCAGTGACTACTCAGGTACACTCGTATGTACACAACTGATTCTAAAGGCTTCCGGCTCAAGCGACACGCAAGTAACAGGAAGTTGCAGACAGGCCGATATAATGCTTTCGGGAGCATCTGATTTCAAAGGCAAAGACTTCTCCACTGTTAATGCGTACATCAAAAGTTCAGGCTCTTCCAATGCACATATCAGAGTCTCCGACAATCTTAATGCACAAGCATCCGGAGCTTCGGACATATACTGCTACGGCACTCCCAAGCAAAAGAATACATCGAGTTCAGGTGCTTCTTCAATAAAGTTTAAGTAA
- the lepB gene encoding signal peptidase I: MENTKPKKLKDSTKFLLAALAIVVLGILLRVFVFTIFRIDTTAMEPSMRSGKYTVACKLMTPGRNSRIVFTTYPDSLSPRGMRSIGRIIGMPGDTVQVVRGKVMINGKAISSPHGVTYQDNYTIAVPVGGRRYKIDPLSLIAYRSAIRTETADIAKGKYKFKSGMLFLDGVRLHDFVFKSDYYWILCDNQAHGKPDSRHIGIIPAQNIESVVLF; encoded by the coding sequence ATGGAAAACACAAAGCCAAAGAAGCTCAAGGATAGCACCAAATTCCTACTTGCAGCACTCGCCATCGTAGTGTTGGGTATATTGCTTCGTGTCTTTGTGTTTACCATCTTCCGGATAGATACCACCGCCATGGAGCCCTCAATGCGTAGCGGCAAGTACACCGTAGCTTGCAAGCTCATGACTCCCGGGCGCAACTCCCGCATCGTGTTTACCACATACCCTGACTCCCTCTCGCCCCGAGGCATGCGCTCCATAGGACGCATCATAGGTATGCCGGGCGATACCGTACAGGTAGTGAGGGGCAAGGTCATGATCAACGGCAAAGCAATATCGTCACCGCACGGCGTCACGTATCAGGACAATTACACAATAGCCGTACCGGTAGGCGGTAGGCGGTACAAGATAGATCCCCTGAGCCTTATCGCTTACAGATCCGCCATCAGGACAGAGACGGCAGACATAGCCAAAGGCAAATACAAATTCAAGTCGGGCATGCTCTTTCTCGATGGCGTGAGGCTGCACGACTTTGTGTTCAAAAGCGACTATTACTGGATTCTCTGTGACAATCAAGCTCACGGCAAACCTGACTCACGCCACATAGGCATTATCCCGGCCCAAAACATCGAGAGCGTTGTGCTCTTCTGA
- a CDS encoding RagB/SusD family nutrient uptake outer membrane protein, whose protein sequence is MKKYIYSSFLLMSLLLTSCDNFLSVESPDKLTTKKFWRDKKDAESAIAAAYSQLEYSVDTWAFAEVKWPVEAYREDIITLGNDAMNYPNWVELSTFSYTNGNSQVTEYWKNNYDGINFCNQILENVPKIDKNKIDDASRAQILGEAHFLRAYYHLKLLLNWEKIVIRDKFIAGTQDLKKPVSERVACWDAIVSDLKQSLRLPARYDADNVGRATSGAAYSYLGFAYLTRAYEEKAKKEEYLGQALEAFEHVKGYELEEKFSSMFSGVNKNCKESVFELQFSMNTASGANYRTQFHKWIASSELGGWDEILPSQILISEFEKEGMISTQSLYDKRMYETLFFDTPFYNDGKKKVFGSDYKDKFGTSKRTVFRKMLPSTQQGMDQNYCAINIPLMRYANVMLFKAEVLNALGRSAEAIPLINEIRKVHGNMPPMKGSSPSEVMAQIEHERMIEFPLENWRWYDLRRWGKLTQAMSAAKRSGFNESKNSFYPLPLKEVLANQ, encoded by the coding sequence ATGAAAAAGTATATATATAGTTCATTCCTGTTGATGTCTTTGTTATTGACATCATGCGACAATTTCCTTTCGGTAGAGTCTCCCGACAAGCTTACCACCAAGAAATTCTGGAGAGATAAGAAAGATGCTGAGTCTGCAATAGCTGCAGCGTATTCACAACTAGAGTACTCTGTAGATACATGGGCGTTTGCCGAAGTAAAGTGGCCTGTGGAGGCTTATAGGGAGGATATCATTACGCTTGGTAATGATGCTATGAATTATCCCAATTGGGTAGAATTGTCTACGTTTTCTTATACCAACGGTAATTCTCAGGTTACCGAATACTGGAAGAATAATTATGATGGAATCAATTTTTGTAATCAGATATTGGAGAATGTTCCCAAGATAGATAAGAATAAGATTGATGATGCTTCAAGAGCACAGATCTTGGGCGAAGCTCATTTCCTTAGAGCGTACTATCATCTCAAACTTTTGCTCAACTGGGAAAAGATTGTGATAAGAGATAAGTTCATCGCCGGCACACAAGACCTCAAGAAGCCTGTATCGGAGCGTGTGGCATGTTGGGATGCCATAGTGAGTGATTTGAAACAATCGCTTCGATTGCCTGCTCGATATGATGCAGACAATGTAGGACGTGCTACTTCCGGTGCGGCATATTCGTATTTGGGCTTTGCGTATCTTACTCGCGCATATGAAGAGAAGGCGAAGAAAGAGGAGTATTTGGGACAAGCTTTGGAGGCCTTCGAGCATGTCAAAGGGTATGAGTTGGAGGAGAAGTTCAGTAGCATGTTCTCCGGTGTTAACAAGAATTGTAAAGAATCTGTCTTTGAGCTTCAGTTTTCTATGAATACTGCCAGCGGAGCCAATTACCGTACCCAATTCCATAAGTGGATAGCAAGCTCTGAGCTTGGAGGCTGGGATGAAATACTTCCCAGCCAAATACTCATTAGTGAGTTCGAAAAAGAAGGAATGATCTCTACCCAGAGTTTGTATGATAAACGTATGTATGAGACTCTATTTTTCGACACACCCTTTTACAACGATGGTAAAAAGAAAGTGTTTGGCAGTGATTACAAAGATAAGTTCGGAACCTCCAAGCGCACTGTATTCCGTAAAATGTTACCATCCACACAGCAGGGGATGGATCAGAACTATTGTGCTATCAATATCCCTTTGATGCGATATGCCAATGTCATGCTTTTCAAAGCCGAAGTCCTGAATGCCTTGGGACGTTCGGCAGAAGCCATTCCTCTTATCAATGAGATACGAAAGGTACACGGCAATATGCCCCCGATGAAAGGCTCTTCACCGTCCGAGGTAATGGCACAGATAGAGCATGAGCGCATGATAGAATTCCCGTTGGAAAACTGGCGCTGGTACGATCTTCGCCGTTGGGGTAAGCTTACGCAGGCCATGAGCGCAGCCAAAAGAAGCGGTTTCAATGAGAGTAAAAATAGTTTCTATCCGTTACCGTTAAAAGAAGTATTGGCCAATCAATAA
- the lepB gene encoding signal peptidase I, with the protein MLKQHINPAETPAKKKKRYITGAIVTILYILFIIWAGPWWLLGLPLVIDLYFTKYIHWSWYRSHPNKTVRVTCSWIGDILFAVIGVALISMFFFQNFAIPSSSLEKTMLIGDKLFVSKLAYGPRMPITPIHVPLTHNTLPISGGKSYMDHPQWKYRRLKGFGHVQREDLVVFNFPAGDTVALKKTNPDYYTLCKIYGRDVVWSDKIQFGNVVYRPVDRRDHFVKRCVGMPGDNLQIINNQLYINGKPEHNPSRMQLNYWVQTDGTPLNQELLDDLGINYRDVAVMQSDATQQFIKGTGFKALADGQFGVIYHLPLTTKMLETINREPYVKGISVEQDNSTDLIYPLTINTGWTRDNYGPVWIPRKGMKVKLNENALALYSRCIKNYEGHDLKVNTDGTVLIDGKPADTYTFGQDYYFMMGDNRHMSADSRYWGFVPEDHIVGKPAFIWLSTNDEKGLFNGKIRWSRMMRPVKDK; encoded by the coding sequence ATGTTGAAGCAACATATCAACCCTGCCGAAACTCCGGCCAAAAAGAAAAAGCGCTATATCACAGGCGCCATAGTAACTATACTTTATATCCTTTTTATCATTTGGGCGGGTCCGTGGTGGTTACTAGGCCTTCCTTTGGTTATCGACCTTTACTTCACTAAATATATCCACTGGAGTTGGTACAGATCGCACCCCAATAAAACAGTCAGAGTCACCTGCTCATGGATAGGAGACATCCTCTTCGCTGTGATAGGCGTGGCACTGATCAGTATGTTTTTCTTTCAGAATTTCGCTATACCTTCATCTTCTCTTGAGAAGACTATGCTCATCGGTGATAAGTTATTTGTGAGCAAGTTGGCTTACGGCCCACGCATGCCCATCACACCCATACACGTACCTCTTACGCACAACACCCTCCCCATTTCAGGGGGCAAGTCATATATGGATCACCCGCAGTGGAAATACAGGCGTCTCAAAGGATTCGGGCATGTACAGCGTGAAGATCTCGTGGTATTCAACTTCCCCGCAGGTGACACTGTAGCGCTCAAAAAGACCAACCCCGACTACTACACCTTGTGCAAGATATACGGCCGAGATGTCGTATGGAGCGACAAAATACAGTTTGGCAATGTGGTGTACAGACCTGTAGACAGACGTGACCACTTTGTGAAAAGATGTGTGGGGATGCCTGGTGACAACTTGCAAATCATAAACAATCAACTATACATCAACGGCAAACCCGAGCACAACCCCTCTCGCATGCAGCTCAACTACTGGGTGCAGACGGATGGTACTCCTCTCAATCAGGAACTACTCGATGACCTCGGGATCAACTATCGTGATGTGGCGGTAATGCAAAGCGATGCTACCCAACAATTCATCAAAGGAACAGGCTTCAAAGCCCTCGCCGATGGGCAATTCGGGGTCATCTATCACCTACCGCTTACCACAAAGATGCTGGAGACTATCAATAGAGAGCCTTACGTCAAGGGTATATCTGTGGAGCAAGACAACAGCACCGACCTCATATACCCGCTCACCATCAATACGGGATGGACACGTGACAACTACGGCCCGGTGTGGATACCCCGTAAAGGCATGAAAGTCAAGCTCAATGAGAATGCCTTGGCTCTTTATTCTCGCTGCATCAAGAACTATGAAGGCCATGACCTCAAAGTCAATACGGACGGCACCGTGCTTATCGATGGCAAACCCGCCGACACCTACACCTTCGGTCAGGATTACTACTTCATGATGGGCGATAACAGACACATGTCTGCCGATAGCCGTTACTGGGGATTCGTACCGGAAGATCACATCGTGGGCAAACCGGCATTTATCTGGCTATCTACCAATGACGAGAAAGGGCTCTTCAACGGTAAGATCAGATGGAGCCGTATGATGCGCCCCGTCAAAGACAAATAA
- a CDS encoding LysO family transporter yields MLIIICFLILGIGIGYLFRHNNLKYVSNIISVLTWLLLFFIGYEFGCDRSILANLTKIGFDALLITLFAVLFSCLAAKWTLGYFQKFYKRTGHEK; encoded by the coding sequence ATGCTTATTATCATATGCTTTCTGATTTTGGGGATAGGTATAGGCTATCTTTTCAGGCACAATAACCTCAAGTACGTAAGCAACATTATATCTGTGCTTACGTGGTTACTATTGTTTTTTATTGGTTATGAGTTTGGTTGCGACCGCAGTATCCTTGCCAATCTGACCAAAATCGGTTTTGATGCTTTGCTTATTACCCTTTTTGCAGTTCTTTTTAGCTGCTTGGCGGCCAAATGGACTTTAGGGTATTTTCAAAAATTCTATAAACGCACTGGTCATGAAAAGTAG
- a CDS encoding lysine exporter LysO family protein produces MKSSVITALMFIAGLVLGGMGNVIPPHVIPDKLSFYLLCFLLLFVGVSIGSDERVIGNFRNFQGILLLLPFATMAGTLLGSAVVSLLLPHRSITECLAVGSGFGYYSLSGIIITEYKGAELGATALLSNVIREIFALLGPPLFIKYFGKLAPIAVGGATSMDTTLPIILKFSGKDVLLISIIHGITLDFSVPFLVNFFCSF; encoded by the coding sequence ATGAAAAGTAGTGTTATTACAGCCCTCATGTTTATTGCAGGACTCGTGCTTGGTGGTATGGGCAACGTTATTCCGCCACACGTCATCCCTGACAAATTATCTTTCTATCTACTCTGCTTCCTTCTCTTGTTTGTGGGCGTATCTATCGGGAGTGATGAGCGTGTAATAGGCAATTTTAGAAATTTTCAGGGGATACTCTTACTATTACCATTCGCCACTATGGCGGGTACGCTGTTGGGTAGCGCTGTAGTATCTTTACTCCTGCCTCATCGTTCTATCACAGAGTGCTTGGCTGTAGGCAGTGGTTTTGGTTATTATTCCTTATCCGGCATTATCATTACAGAGTACAAAGGAGCTGAGCTTGGTGCCACAGCATTATTATCCAATGTAATCCGGGAGATCTTTGCATTGCTGGGACCGCCCTTGTTCATCAAGTATTTCGGTAAATTGGCTCCCATTGCAGTAGGGGGTGCCACCAGTATGGATACCACACTGCCCATTATCCTCAAGTTTTCCGGAAAAGATGTTTTACTTATCTCTATTATTCATGGTATAACACTTGATTTTAGTGTTCCTTTTCTCGTTAATTTCTTTTGCTCATTTTAA
- a CDS encoding sulfatase-like hydrolase/transferase encodes MKTVILPIGFASLFPASLLSQNIAEQLPNIIMIVADDVGYGDLHCYAASGVNTVKTPHVDRLAKEGCMFTDAHACAATSTPSRYGILTGLYPWRRQDTGIAAGDAKLIISPETLTLADVMKSAGYHTAAIGKWHLGLGAETGRQDWNTTVAPGPKEIGFDYSYIMAATADRTPCVYMENQRVVNLDPKDPIEVSYTHNFPGQPTGKSHPELLTKLKPSHGHDMSIVNGISRIGYMRGGRKALWKDENIADSITAHAVKYIEEHSRTDQPFFLYFCTNDIHVPRVPHPRYAGATDMGPRGDAIAQFDGSVGQVLAAIDSMGITQNTLVILTSDNGPVVDDGYQDQAVEKLGRHKPWGPFRGGKYSAFEAGTRVPFIVRWPAGKVRAGSKSRALISHVDLMGSLAKIVSSPEYIPADSRDELAALLGKTEIGRAYVIEASHTLSVISDGWKYIEPKEGNSYQQSTNTELGILAQPQLYDLVHDPAEYTNVASDNPEIVKRLQEILERERKKL; translated from the coding sequence ATGAAGACAGTTATTCTCCCTATCGGATTCGCGTCCTTGTTTCCCGCCTCACTTCTATCACAAAATATCGCCGAACAGCTCCCAAATATTATCATGATAGTAGCCGACGATGTGGGATATGGTGATCTTCATTGTTATGCCGCTTCAGGTGTCAATACCGTGAAGACACCTCATGTAGATCGGTTGGCTAAGGAAGGCTGCATGTTTACCGATGCACACGCATGTGCTGCTACGAGTACGCCCAGTCGCTACGGAATACTTACAGGTCTATATCCGTGGAGACGCCAAGATACAGGGATAGCTGCAGGTGATGCCAAACTGATTATTAGTCCTGAGACACTCACCCTGGCTGATGTAATGAAGTCGGCAGGTTACCACACGGCCGCCATAGGCAAGTGGCACTTGGGCTTGGGTGCAGAGACAGGCAGACAGGACTGGAATACTACCGTAGCTCCCGGGCCCAAAGAGATCGGCTTTGATTACAGCTATATCATGGCTGCAACAGCAGATCGCACTCCCTGCGTTTATATGGAAAACCAACGAGTGGTCAATCTGGATCCCAAAGACCCTATCGAAGTAAGCTATACCCATAACTTTCCCGGCCAACCCACGGGTAAGTCCCATCCTGAACTTCTTACCAAGCTGAAGCCCAGTCACGGACATGACATGAGCATCGTCAACGGCATATCACGTATAGGTTATATGAGAGGCGGTCGCAAAGCTCTCTGGAAAGATGAAAACATTGCCGATAGCATTACCGCTCATGCGGTGAAATATATAGAAGAGCACAGCCGCACAGATCAGCCCTTTTTCCTTTATTTTTGTACCAATGATATTCATGTACCACGAGTTCCACACCCTCGCTATGCAGGTGCTACAGACATGGGGCCTCGTGGCGATGCCATAGCCCAGTTCGACGGCTCCGTAGGCCAAGTGCTGGCGGCTATTGATTCTATGGGAATAACGCAAAACACCCTCGTGATACTCACTAGCGACAACGGACCTGTAGTAGACGACGGCTATCAGGATCAGGCTGTAGAGAAGCTGGGGCGACACAAACCTTGGGGACCTTTTCGAGGAGGAAAGTATAGTGCATTCGAGGCCGGCACACGAGTACCTTTTATCGTACGCTGGCCTGCAGGGAAAGTAAGGGCTGGGTCCAAAAGCAGAGCATTGATCAGTCATGTCGACCTCATGGGGTCATTAGCAAAAATAGTAAGTAGCCCGGAATATATACCGGCAGACAGCAGGGATGAGCTTGCGGCACTGCTGGGAAAAACAGAGATAGGCAGAGCCTATGTAATAGAGGCGAGTCACACCTTATCAGTAATCTCGGACGGTTGGAAATATATCGAACCCAAAGAGGGCAATAGCTACCAACAATCCACGAACACCGAGCTTGGTATTCTGGCACAGCCCCAACTCTACGATCTTGTGCACGACCCAGCTGAATATACCAATGTAGCATCAGACAACCCCGAAATAGTGAAACGCCTCCAAGAGATTCTGGAGAGAGAAAGAAAAAAGCTGTAG
- a CDS encoding 4-hydroxy-tetrahydrodipicolinate reductase gives MNIAIIGYGKMGHIIERIATERGHQIVLTIDHGQEELFDDPRFLQADVAIEFTSPASAYLNCSRCLDRSIPVVCGSTGWAEHLPEMEKRCEQENKTLFWASNFSVGMNLFFELNKTLARLMNAAPQYAVSMTETHHIHKVDAPSGTAITLAEGIIAESKRLRRWESEEKSEGDVLPIYSLRQGEVPGTHTIEYKSPVDSITITHEAFGREGFALGAVLAAEYTASHSGYLTMQEMLNQ, from the coding sequence ATGAATATAGCGATTATAGGATACGGTAAGATGGGTCATATCATCGAACGTATCGCCACAGAACGGGGACACCAAATAGTTCTTACCATAGATCACGGGCAAGAAGAACTATTTGATGATCCCCGTTTTTTACAAGCTGATGTAGCTATCGAATTCACCTCCCCCGCATCGGCTTACCTCAATTGTTCCCGCTGTTTGGATAGAAGTATCCCTGTGGTGTGTGGCTCCACAGGCTGGGCAGAGCACTTACCCGAGATGGAAAAAAGGTGCGAACAAGAAAATAAAACCCTTTTCTGGGCTTCTAATTTCAGCGTGGGGATGAACCTCTTCTTCGAGCTCAACAAAACATTGGCACGCCTCATGAATGCAGCACCTCAGTACGCTGTATCTATGACCGAGACGCACCATATACACAAAGTAGATGCCCCCAGCGGCACAGCCATAACCCTTGCAGAAGGCATTATAGCAGAGTCCAAAAGGTTGCGGCGGTGGGAAAGTGAAGAAAAGAGCGAAGGCGATGTACTGCCGATTTACTCCTTGCGCCAAGGTGAAGTACCGGGCACTCATACTATAGAATATAAATCGCCCGTTGACAGTATAACGATCACCCACGAAGCATTCGGCCGTGAAGGCTTTGCTTTGGGCGCCGTGTTGGCTGCCGAATACACGGCATCGCACAGCGGATACCTTACGATGCAAGAGATGTTAAACCAATAG